Sequence from the Ereboglobus luteus genome:
AGGTGAAGGGTGTGCCTACCATGCCGATCGCGGAATCCGCGCCGCCGATGACAGGCGGGTGGATGACCACGACGACATTGAGCGTGGCGGCGCCTGTGCCGGCGTCGTTGGTCGCCTGCATCAAGGCTTGATAGGTGCCGGTAGTGACAAAAGTGCCGGAGATGACACCCGTGACCGGATCAAGGACAACGGTGGACGGAAACGCCATGATGTCCCCGGTGGCAACGGTGTTGTCCAAGCCGTAACTCGCGGGACTGTTGGTCGCGACGATTTGATGACTGAACAATTGGTATTGGGTTTGTGTCACGCTCTCCTTGGTAATTTCCGGCTTTGGCAATGATACGACGAGCTCGAGCGCGGCGGTGCCGGTGCCGGCGATGTTGCTGGCAAAGAGCGTGACCTCGCTTGTTCCGAGCGTCTTGGCCTTGCCGGTGATCTGGCCGGTCACGGTGTTGATCTCCAAGCCGGCGGGCAACCCGGTGGCGTTGAATGCAGTGGGATTGTTGTCCGCCTCGATTGCATAAACATAAGTCGCGTTTATGACGGCGACGCTGCGCGCCGCGCTTGTGATGACGGGCGCGGGAGGCAGGGTCGCGTAGGAAATGACCGTAAGCGTTTCGGTGGTGATTCCGGAATCGTTGCTGGCGGTCAGCGTGATCGCATAGGTGCCCGCCGCGAGCGTGCCGCTGATGATATTGGTTGACGGATCGTAGGAAAGGCCGGCGGGCAAATCGGTGGCATTGAGTTGCGTGGGATTCGACGGGTCACTAGTCGCCGTGAGCGTGTAGGTAAAAGCATCGCCCGTCATGACGTCTGCCTTGAGCGGACTGGTTATGACTGCCTTGGCAACCTCGCCGCCGGCGATAATGACCTGAACCTTGGACCCGACGATGACTATATCGGCCGTGATTGCGGGGTCGGCCGGGTAGGACCATGTGAAGGTGGGCGAACCGGTGATGTTGCCATCGGCCTCGAGGATGGTGTGAGTGCCGTTAATGAGCCTGACACCCTCGGGCACAACCGGTGTGACAGTCATCCGTGTCGAGCCGAGCGCGACCGAGCCCCTGACGGCAAGACCGGAAATCGTGGCCTCCTCATCGGATGCGAAGACAAGAGTGGAATCATCGGCATAGGTGACATTGCCTGCGACAACACCGGTGCCGCCAAACGCCGCGGAGCCGGATACCGTGACAGCAGTCGTGCCTGAAAATTCGCCGGTCAGGTAAAGCATACCCGCGGAAACCATCGTGGGGCCGGTGTGGGTGCTCTTGCCGCTGAGTGTAAAGCGGCCGGTGCCAACCTTGATCAAACCGGCGGGATTGCTTGCCGTTTTGTTCTCAATGGCCCCGTTGAAAACCGTGTCGAGGTTTTTTCCGCCGATCTGGTAGTGCGTATACATGGGAGCGGTGGTGGCCTCGCGACTGACCAGTCTCTCAGTGGTTCCGCTGCTGGAAAGCGCGCCAATGACAACCGTGCCCGAAACGCAACTTTGCCTGTGGGGTTCGATGTAGGCGTTGTCGAGAACGATGCTGGTGTTGGCCCACTCGGTGCCCTTGAATGCCGAGTAGCCGTTGGTGCCATTGAGCGGGCGCACCCAGCGTTGCGTGGACGACGCGGTGTTGACGCGCAGTTCCCCTGAGAATTCGCTGAAGGTATCGACAAACAACTCGATATTGCTGCCGGCGGTGATCGTGAGAGTGCCCGAACTCTTATGGGGCTGGCGAAACGCGTGGTGCGATTGGTTCTGATCCCGCCCGTGCTACCCTCCGGAACATAGATCGGCTGCTCGAAAAGGAGCGTGACGCTTGCCGTGCTGTCCAGCGCAAGCGTGCCGCCCGTCAGCACAACCGGCCCGTAGCCGGAAAGCAAATAGGACGTGGTGGATGATAGAGTTTCAGCATGCCCTCCTGCAGCGTGCTCGTGCCGGAGAATGCCGCGTGCGTGCCGGAAAATGCCAGCGTGCCAATGCCTTTTTTTACAATGGGAATGTCGCCGGAGAGTCCGCCGCCTGAGCCGGGATCAATTGTCAAATCGCGCGCGGACACATCGACAGTGAGCGACGCGGGGGTGATGATTCCGGAAATGCTCACGGTGCCGCTGGCCGAGGTGTCGTTAAAGAGCACGCGGTCGCCATCGGCATAATTGGTGGCCGAGCTCGCGCCGGTCATGATCCAGTTGGTCGTGGTTTTGTCCCATGTGTCGTCAACGGAGCCGGTCCAAACGAGCGTGCCCGCCTCGACAGGGGCGATGATGGAGATCACGAGCGTGGCAGTGCCGTCGCCGTAGCTGTTGCTCGCGGTGAGCGTGACACGGGTGCCGCGGCGGCGGTGAGCGTGCCGGTGATGCGACCGCTGGCGTCGATGGAAAGCCCTCGGGCAGCGGCTCGGCCGCGAAGGAGGTGGGCGTGTTGGTCGCCGTGATTTGGTAGTCGAATGGCTGGCCCAGCGTGCCCGTCACGACGAGTTCGCTGGTGATGGCGGGCGCGAGCGAATACACGGTCAATTCAAGCGTTTTCGTGTCGGAGCCGACGAGGTTTGACGCGGTGAGGGTGATGTTGCTCGTGCCGGTGACAGTCGGCGTGCCGGAGATCTCACGAGTCTCCGAGTCGAAGCTAAGTCCCGAGGGCAAGCCGGTGGCGGCGAACGTTGTCGGTTCGCCGGTCGCAGTGAGCGTGTAGGAAAAGGGTTCGTCCACCAGGGCGGTTGCGGTGGTCGC
This genomic interval carries:
- a CDS encoding putative Ig domain-containing protein — encoded protein: MFVDTFSEFSGELRVNTASSTQRWVRPLNGTNGYSAFKGTEWANTSIVLDNAYIEPHRQSCVSGTVVIGALSSSGTTERLVSREATTAPMYTHYQIGGKNLDTVFNGAIENKTASNPAGLIKVGTGRFTLSGKSTHTGPTMVSAGMLYLTGEFSGTTAVTVSGSAAFGGTGVVAGNVTYADDSTLVFASDEEATISGLAVRGSVALGSTRMTVTPVVPEGVRLINGTHTILEADGNITGSPTFTWSYPADPAITADIVIVGSKVQVIIAGGEVAKAVITSPLKADVMTGDAFTYTLTATSDPSNPTQLNATDLPAGLSYDPSTNIISGTLAAGTYAITLTASNDSGITTETLTVISYATLPPAPVITSAARSVAVINATYVYAIEADNNPTAFNATGLPAGLEINTVTGQITGKAKTLGTSEVTLFASNIAGTGTAALELVVSLPKPEITKESVTQTQYQLFSHQIVATNSPASYGLDNTVATGDIMAFPSTVVLDPVTGVISGTFVTTGTYQALMQATNDAGTGAATLNVVVVIHPPVIGGADSAIGMVGTPFTYSIVAEHSPTTFAAINLPPGLSVNTSTGVISGTPEASGSYLVSLIAMNTTGPGTKQVTFTINGSSALTTLAGSAGSPGSADGPSSDARFNTPGAGVADQNGNLYVADTGNGSIRKIATDGTVSTFATGLNAPASVVIDAAGAALYVANTGANGIVKIDIATGVATTLVLAGTPALNAPTGLVIDASGNLYVANTGDHTIVKIKHRHLRDRARRRCQRHARHGQCHGRGRRLRLAHGDRDQCRLLLPLRCRYGQQHDPSHRTLHRSC
- a CDS encoding putative Ig domain-containing protein; this translates as MPADLSIASASGLISGTILSSGTSIIELGATNAVGTGTATLTLSAYSVPVITSATTATALVDEPFSYTLTATGEPTTFAATGLPSGLSFDSETREISGTPTVTGTSNITLTASNLVGSDTKTLELTVYSLAPAITSELVVTGTLGQPFDYQITATNTPTSFAAEPLPEGFPSTPAVASPARSPPPRHPCHAHREQQLRRRHCHARDLHHRPCRGGHARLDRLR